A genomic region of Arachis stenosperma cultivar V10309 chromosome 9, arast.V10309.gnm1.PFL2, whole genome shotgun sequence contains the following coding sequences:
- the LOC130949854 gene encoding uncharacterized protein LOC130949854 has product MDWARKLGDALSAYRTAFKTPISMSPYQLVYGKNCHLPVELEHRAYWTIKFLNFDAKAAEEKRLLQLNKLKLFPQKLKSQWSGPFVVTRVSPYGHVELWEENSDRRFTVNGQRIKHYLGGEIDFQKPV; this is encoded by the exons ATGGACTGGGCTAGGAAGCTTGGTGATGCTCTCTCGGCATATCGGAcggcattcaagactcctattaGCATGTCCCCATATCAGTTGGTCTATGGTAAAAActgtcacttgccagttgaGTTGGAGCACAGAGCGTATTGGACAATAAAGTTCCTGAACTTTGATGCAAAGGCTGCAGAAGAGAAGAGGCTCCTTCAACTGAATAA GCTTAAGCTCTTTCCCCAGAAGCTGAAATCCCAGTGGTCAGGACCATTTGTGGTAACTAGAGTGTCGCCATATGGTCATGTGGAACTTTGGGAAGAAAACTCAGATAGAAGGTTCACTGTCAATGGCCAGAGGATAAAGCACTATCTTGGAGGTGAGATTGATTTTCAGAAGCCCGTTTAA